Proteins encoded together in one Planctomyces sp. SH-PL14 window:
- a CDS encoding DUF3168 domain-containing protein, translating to MSVQAAICEILAGDPVISGLVGPRIRPHRALTTDDRPFILVKAVERPWGSLEFGRAASGEASVVVAAVSDTSEDEAHRIAEAVRSRIPKYLAVKGDRRITAAWEDEAEGGWDPVEDGGCNADWWTETVGLTVHWERVTT from the coding sequence GTGAGTGTTCAGGCGGCGATCTGCGAGATCCTTGCTGGCGACCCGGTCATTTCCGGCCTCGTCGGTCCTCGGATTCGACCGCACCGCGCACTGACGACTGACGACCGGCCATTCATCCTGGTCAAAGCGGTCGAGCGGCCGTGGGGATCGCTGGAGTTCGGACGAGCGGCCAGTGGCGAAGCGTCGGTTGTCGTCGCAGCGGTGTCCGACACGTCTGAGGACGAAGCACATCGGATTGCCGAAGCGGTTCGGAGCCGCATCCCGAAGTACCTCGCCGTGAAGGGTGACCGCCGCATCACGGCGGCGTGGGAGGACGAGGCCGAAGGCGGCTGGGATCCAGTCGAAGACGGCGGTTGCAACGCGGACTGGTGGACCGAGACGGTCGGCCTGACGGTCCACTGGGAACGGGTAACGACATGA
- a CDS encoding glycosyltransferase family 2 protein, which produces MQSGLMPGEVVHSRRRRDVPARPANGPGFFLKKRYKQVGFSETCGRCNSVAAKMDEWGPVGCRANIDWILDRVKENATSKGIVWLPSFDAVTRIHIDAAILQAEGKPETLAMQLALSISGFVTGFLPAEVKEKTLPAWNDVAIVIPCHNYGRFLAECIESAIAANPAEIIVVDDASEDETAEVAARYPRVKYVRVEHRNVHATRGAGFALTRAANVCFLDADDVLTPDYLAAACKILDEEPKVGIVYSDMERFGEESGRTDFPEWVDPFWIDRQNHLHAGSVVRRQALELAQVFDEHLKPSAHEDWWLWRQILRYGWQARKSPALYRYRRHPDGSMLTKVRCKSWYELSSASTETITILIPLAGRLWAWEQLSAWLDRQTWPHDQIELRLLDSSQDPGFSRAVAEWIGRSDYADVRHMRQAVGPQGVADAPRRQNGQEVNLAVARAWAKLTRGLTTPWSLCLEDDILPPDDVIERLMRQVGPAIDLVTAAYRTRHHDDRHWHIQLEPGENVRDGEEGKGVDEINGSGFGCMLIRSPYLSQHPFANHRGSAWYDPSFYAAWGDELGSVVDWSIVCKHYSGREEWV; this is translated from the coding sequence ATGCAATCAGGCTTGATGCCCGGGGAAGTCGTTCACAGCCGCCGCCGTCGGGACGTGCCCGCGCGCCCGGCGAACGGTCCGGGGTTCTTCCTCAAGAAGCGATACAAGCAGGTCGGCTTCTCGGAGACGTGCGGCCGGTGCAACTCTGTCGCGGCGAAAATGGACGAGTGGGGTCCGGTCGGCTGCCGGGCGAACATCGACTGGATCCTCGACCGGGTGAAGGAAAACGCGACATCGAAGGGGATCGTCTGGCTGCCGTCGTTCGACGCCGTCACCCGCATCCACATCGACGCGGCGATCCTGCAGGCAGAGGGGAAACCCGAGACGCTGGCAATGCAGCTCGCCCTGTCGATCAGCGGTTTCGTTACCGGGTTCCTGCCGGCCGAGGTCAAGGAGAAGACGCTCCCCGCCTGGAACGACGTCGCCATCGTCATCCCCTGCCACAACTACGGGCGGTTCCTGGCGGAGTGCATCGAATCGGCGATCGCGGCCAACCCTGCCGAGATCATCGTGGTGGACGACGCCAGCGAGGACGAGACGGCCGAGGTGGCGGCCCGCTACCCCCGCGTCAAATACGTCCGGGTCGAACATCGAAACGTCCACGCCACCCGGGGGGCCGGATTCGCTCTGACCCGCGCGGCGAACGTCTGTTTCCTCGACGCCGACGACGTGCTCACCCCGGACTACCTCGCCGCGGCCTGCAAGATCCTCGACGAGGAGCCGAAAGTCGGGATCGTCTACAGCGACATGGAGCGGTTCGGCGAGGAGTCGGGACGGACGGACTTCCCCGAGTGGGTGGACCCGTTCTGGATCGACCGACAGAACCACCTGCATGCGGGATCGGTCGTCCGCCGGCAGGCACTCGAACTCGCTCAGGTCTTCGACGAGCACCTCAAACCGTCTGCCCACGAAGACTGGTGGCTGTGGCGGCAGATCCTCCGCTACGGATGGCAGGCCCGGAAGTCCCCCGCCCTCTACCGCTACCGCCGCCACCCGGACGGCTCGATGCTGACGAAGGTCCGGTGCAAGAGCTGGTACGAGCTCTCCTCCGCCTCGACGGAGACGATCACGATCCTGATCCCCCTTGCCGGCCGCCTCTGGGCGTGGGAGCAGCTCTCCGCCTGGCTCGACCGCCAGACGTGGCCGCACGATCAGATCGAACTCCGGCTGCTCGACTCCTCCCAGGACCCCGGCTTCTCCCGAGCGGTCGCGGAATGGATCGGTCGGAGCGACTACGCCGACGTCCGCCACATGCGGCAGGCTGTCGGCCCCCAGGGCGTCGCAGATGCCCCCCGCCGGCAGAACGGCCAAGAGGTCAACCTTGCCGTCGCTCGTGCCTGGGCGAAGCTCACCCGCGGCCTGACGACGCCGTGGAGCCTCTGCCTGGAGGACGACATCCTCCCGCCCGACGACGTGATTGAACGGCTGATGCGGCAGGTCGGCCCGGCCATCGACCTCGTGACGGCCGCCTACCGGACCCGCCACCACGATGATCGGCACTGGCACATTCAGCTCGAGCCCGGGGAGAACGTCCGGGACGGCGAGGAGGGGAAGGGCGTCGACGAGATCAACGGCAGCGGCTTCGGCTGCATGCTGATCCGGTCTCCGTACCTCTCGCAGCACCCGTTCGCGAACCATCGCGGGTCTGCATGGTACGACCCGAGTTTCTACGCCGCCTGGGGTGACGAACTCGGTTCGGTCGTCGACTGGTCGATCGTTTGCAAGCACTACAGCGGCCGGGAGGAGTGGGTATGA
- a CDS encoding sigma-70 family RNA polymerase sigma factor, whose product MEFDATTDRMIRQPQVSLEEQFRLGAECQAWQSRIARLQERAKGESPSRYLPAAIAIAKRRGAVSRNAIVLSVMRWIAKRAKECRRNPHGMTFEELVSVGALGAMRAAEKWDPSRGIHFLTFADYSIRRLMYRHGGYGKSRKLRLEDTSLSTDVLADIAADRGPNHMATFHDGAALQEDMALVHRLLPKLTAKQQEVIRLRYLCGQWRTFHDVADDLQTTPKAVQDLERHGLAKLAENIRWETSGRP is encoded by the coding sequence ATGGAGTTCGACGCTACGACCGATCGCATGATCCGGCAACCGCAGGTTAGCCTCGAGGAGCAGTTTCGGCTCGGTGCCGAGTGTCAGGCGTGGCAATCGAGGATTGCGCGCCTTCAGGAGCGGGCGAAGGGCGAGTCACCCAGCCGATACCTCCCGGCGGCCATCGCCATCGCAAAGCGTCGCGGGGCTGTTTCGCGGAACGCTATCGTCCTTTCCGTCATGCGATGGATCGCCAAGCGGGCCAAGGAGTGCCGCAGAAACCCGCACGGCATGACCTTCGAGGAGCTGGTATCCGTCGGGGCTCTGGGCGCCATGCGAGCCGCGGAGAAGTGGGACCCCTCCAGGGGGATTCACTTCCTGACCTTCGCCGATTATTCGATCCGGCGACTGATGTATCGCCACGGCGGGTACGGGAAGTCACGGAAGCTGCGGCTTGAGGACACGAGTCTCAGTACGGACGTCCTCGCGGACATCGCCGCTGACCGGGGCCCGAATCATATGGCCACCTTTCATGATGGAGCAGCGCTCCAGGAGGACATGGCGCTGGTCCACCGGCTTCTCCCGAAGCTCACAGCGAAGCAGCAGGAGGTCATCCGCCTTCGGTACCTCTGCGGACAATGGCGGACATTCCACGACGTGGCGGACGACCTCCAGACGACCCCGAAGGCTGTGCAGGATCTCGAGAGGCACGGGCTCGCGAAGTTGGCGGAGAACATTCGCTGGGAGACATCCGGCCGCCCCTGA
- a CDS encoding helix-turn-helix domain-containing protein — protein MIESREPMIRVPCAACVSGSLSLTLLHSVDADPRAMDRPARATLSARSGHDLELLDIKAVSLLLRVSQRHISTLVSKHEFPKPIKLGNSSRWRSTDIQAFLSRPPEASSDAP, from the coding sequence ATGATCGAATCACGTGAGCCAATGATCCGTGTTCCGTGCGCCGCCTGCGTGTCTGGCTCTCTCTCGCTGACGCTTCTGCACTCAGTTGACGCCGATCCCAGAGCAATGGACCGACCCGCCCGTGCCACCTTGAGCGCGAGGTCGGGCCATGACCTTGAGCTTCTTGACATCAAGGCCGTGAGCCTCCTGCTGCGAGTATCGCAGCGCCACATCAGCACCCTCGTCAGCAAGCACGAGTTTCCGAAGCCAATCAAGCTTGGAAACTCGTCTCGGTGGCGATCTACCGACATTCAGGCGTTTCTCAGCCGTCCTCCTGAAGCAAGTTCGGATGCTCCTTGA
- a CDS encoding RES family NAD+ phosphorylase, producing MSGFSTPHSYLHFAQDVRNGPRHLLDGPVLHFLDAVRATAASRVCVIKEGEAIFRAQLGCEWIPDYMTVSDTGEDVQVGEYPEPFGEQRMRPRTGRAPEGRANPKGIAVFYGAIDPRTAGSEMRPGVGEYVTVALFQAKRTLRCVDCTINVERARKGTRLWWEGMPMLPAEELEADAWKAIDRAFSVPLKRSDDTAEYAATQILAELFKQEGYDGLVFRSSVADGTNCVLFDLEAVAFATSRLWKVRDVQVGFDGPQF from the coding sequence ATGTCCGGGTTCTCGACACCACATTCCTACCTTCATTTTGCACAGGACGTTCGGAATGGTCCACGGCACCTTCTTGATGGGCCGGTTCTGCACTTCCTCGATGCCGTCAGAGCGACAGCAGCGAGCCGTGTTTGCGTGATAAAGGAAGGCGAAGCCATCTTTCGTGCGCAACTCGGCTGCGAGTGGATTCCCGATTACATGACAGTGTCGGACACAGGGGAAGACGTCCAAGTCGGCGAGTATCCAGAGCCGTTTGGAGAGCAACGTATGCGTCCTAGAACGGGAAGAGCTCCTGAGGGTAGGGCCAATCCAAAGGGCATTGCTGTCTTTTACGGTGCGATTGATCCACGGACCGCGGGTTCAGAGATGCGCCCGGGAGTCGGTGAGTATGTGACGGTCGCGCTGTTTCAAGCTAAGCGGACTCTCAGGTGCGTCGACTGCACCATCAATGTAGAGAGGGCTCGCAAGGGCACTCGGCTTTGGTGGGAAGGCATGCCGATGCTACCGGCTGAGGAGCTTGAAGCGGACGCATGGAAGGCGATCGACCGCGCTTTCTCTGTACCTCTGAAACGCAGTGACGACACAGCCGAGTATGCGGCAACTCAGATCCTCGCCGAACTCTTCAAGCAGGAAGGCTATGACGGGCTCGTGTTTCGGAGCTCCGTTGCAGACGGGACAAACTGCGTTCTCTTTGATCTTGAGGCAGTGGCGTTTGCGACCTCCCGTCTGTGGAAAGTGCGAGACGTACAGGTTGGGTTCGACGGCCCTCAATTCTGA
- a CDS encoding helix-turn-helix domain-containing protein has translation MPAKHFEMPRALKPFWVTLQEAKELLGVSHTTVYQLARDKQIIRDKYSGRAIFGRKSIERYLGAWILDQQRLVALGRRAA, from the coding sequence ATGCCGGCCAAACATTTCGAAATGCCCCGCGCCCTCAAGCCCTTTTGGGTGACGCTCCAGGAGGCCAAGGAACTCTTGGGCGTCAGCCACACGACGGTCTATCAGCTCGCACGAGACAAGCAGATCATCCGCGACAAGTACAGCGGCCGAGCGATCTTTGGCCGTAAGTCGATAGAGCGATACTTAGGCGCATGGATCCTTGATCAACAGCGGCTGGTCGCCTTGGGACGTCGTGCAGCTTGA
- a CDS encoding helix-turn-helix domain-containing protein gives MIETHAPSISVPMVEAVSGSLSLTILHTVPGHGSGACPQLSASRRGAPALPEGPERLTTAAAARYLGLGKETLQGWRCDGRGPVFYKPARFVYYLRSDLDAWIDSRRFSSTVLAQNRNHRR, from the coding sequence ATGATCGAAACTCACGCGCCGTCGATCAGCGTTCCAATGGTGGAGGCCGTGTCCGGATCCCTCTCGCTGACCATTCTTCACACTGTTCCGGGACACGGGTCTGGTGCCTGCCCACAGCTGTCCGCGAGCCGGCGAGGGGCACCTGCACTGCCGGAAGGACCAGAACGTCTGACCACAGCTGCAGCGGCCCGGTACCTGGGACTCGGAAAGGAAACGCTCCAGGGCTGGAGGTGCGACGGAAGAGGACCGGTCTTCTACAAGCCTGCCCGCTTCGTCTATTACCTCCGGTCGGACCTTGATGCGTGGATCGACTCCCGCAGGTTCAGCAGCACAGTGCTGGCCCAAAACCGCAACCATCGTCGTTGA